Within the Miscanthus floridulus cultivar M001 chromosome 2, ASM1932011v1, whole genome shotgun sequence genome, the region GAGAATCTGATGGGTAGGAAAGAACTTTTGTAAGGAAAATTTTAGAGGCGGGCCCGGAATGTAAATAAGAAAAGTTAAATCTAATTGATTTTGGTTTCTTATATCAGGCCAACTTAACTTCTGATCATTATTGGATTCCTGTCTAGCTTACTGTACTTATATGGGGCCGGGAGAAAAGAATGCAAAATGGGTAATGGAGTGCTGAATGTTCTGATGCTCTAATGCTATACTATAGTTGGTAGTGGGCATTGGACGGCACTACTCTGCTCAGGCCAGGTTCTTGATCCTTTGATGCATGTCTCATGGTGAACACTTACTAGAGATGTATGTGGGTACCCAACATCAACAGTAGCTCAATCTGATCACTCACATcattttcttctgttttcttgCTTTGAAATTAAATCCAGTTTAGTTCATTTCCATGAGTTTCAGTTTCAGTTCAGCCCAATGGCTTAGAGTAATCAAAACTTGCATCCCGGCAGAAACTAACTACTTGTAATGTACAGAAATGTTTCAGTGTTGGTGTTGGGTTTGAAGCAAATAAACTAACTGAAAGTTGTCAGCACCTGCAGTGTTCCAGACCACCCGTGTCGAAACCGAGACTGAAACTGCGAAATGGCCAGGCAAACCACAAGATCTTGATGACTACCAAGTGATCCCTGAGGTGGTACATACCGTACGTCTTCTTTTCACAGatgtttcttctttctttctggACGACATTTGTTTTCTGGACAGGGACGACAGATGGTATAATCAATCCCATAATTATAAGTTTAGTTTGTTGCTGAAATTAAATTTGCATTTATATAGCAGGCTGATGAGACAAAGCTGCAGCCACTTATCGATCAAGTGAGGGCGATGCTAAGATCAATGAACGACGGGGACATCAGCATCTCGGCGTACGACACGGCGTGGGTGGCGCTGGTGCCGAAGCTGGACGGCGGTGGCTCCCAGCCCCAGTTCCCGGCCACCGTGCGTTGGATCGTCGACCACCAGCTGCCTGACGGCTCCTGGGGCGACTCGGCCTTGTTCTCTGCCTATGACCGCATGATCAACACCCTCGCCTGCGTCGTTGCACTCACGAAATGGTCTCTCGAGCCTGAAAAATGCAAGGCAGGGCTCTCGTTTCTCCACGAGAATATGTGGAGGCTAGCAGAGGAAGAGCAGGAGTCGATGCCCATCGGCTTCGAGATCGCGTTCCCTTCTCTCATTCAGACAGCTAGGAACCTGGGCATTGACTTCCCGTATGATCACCCGGCTTTGCAGAGCATATACTCCAACAGGGAAATCAAGCTGAAGAGGATCCCAAAGGACATGATGCATAGAGTCCCTACGTCCATTCTGCATAGCCTTGAAGGAATGCCTGATCTGGACTGGGCAAGGCTTCTGAATCTCCAATCAAGTGATGGATCATTCTTGTATTCTCCTTCGTCTACTGCATATGCACTTATGCAAACTGGTGACAAGAAGTGCTTCGAATATATCGATAGGATTGTCAAGAAATTCGATGGAGGAGGTAAGTCGATCGTCCATGACATAGCATATATGTAGGTGAATGCTCACAATATTAGATACTCATCTCAAATTGTTTGTCGTCACCATTTCAGTCCCCAATGTTTATCCAGTCGATCTTTTTGAGCACATCTGGGTCGTTGATCGGTTAGAGCGACTCGGGATCTCCCGCTACTTCCAACGAGAGATTAAGCAATGCATGGACTATGTGAACAGGTTTTTGCTTCTGCGATCGATCCCCTCTTTTCAGCACTATTGTTTTACCATGTAAAGGCAGATATATCATGCATGGCAACACTAAGCTTCAGTGACAGTGGGCACCAAACCTTATGGTGAATTTCTTTGGCTTGTCTTCTCATTTTGTAGGCACTGGACTGAAGATGGGATTTGCTGGGCTAGGAACTCTACTGTAAAAGATGTGGATGACACAGCTATGGCTTTCCGACTACTAAGGCTACATGGATACAATGTCTCCCCAAGTATAGAGACCATTCCCCTGTTTAATTTAAATATCTCATTGACTTATGTTTAGCTGAGTGCAAACACAAATTAAATAGGCTAATCATAAAATTAGTAGCAAGTTTCTGTGGTGAACCAACCGATGCTCAGCTAACTAGtgaagttatatatatatatatatatatatatatatatatatatatatatatatatatataaaccatGATATAAATGGCAAAAGTATTTCACACAATCCCCTCTGCTCTTCAAACTTCATTAAGATGTTACATCTCAGACATAAGTCGATCGTGTTCTGTAGGTGTGTTTAAGAATTTTGAGAAAGATGGAGAGTTCTTTTGTTTTGTGGGGCAATCAACTCAAGCCGTCACTGGGATGTACAACCTCAACAGAGCCTCTCAGATAGCTTTTCAAGGGGAGGATGTATTGCACCGTGCTAGGATTTTCTCATATGAGTTTCTCAGACAAAGAGAAGCCCAAGGCATGCTCCGTGACAAATGGATCATTGCGAAGGATCTAGCTGGCGAGGTAATCCAAACTATTCTACATTTGATGATTTTAGATCGATTAAAACATGAATAGAGGCGAAAATATTTTTCCATAAAGGTCATGATTGTGCCCTTTTATGCCGATATGCTATGTACAAAAATATTTTCCAAATAATATATGATAACACATATGTCTATGTTGATTGATAGGTACAATATACACTAGACTTCCCTTGGTATGCAAGCTTGCCTCGTGTCGAGGCAAGAACCTATCTAGATCAGTATGGCGGTAAAGATGATGTTTGGATTGGAAAGACCCTCTACAGGTGCACACTTATACTTCATAGCTAAAAAATTGTTCATAACTATGCTGCATATTCATTAGTCAAAGTAAGAGAGATGCTTTACTTATATGTGCGGGGCCATTTTTGGCAGGATGCCTCTTGTCAATAACGACACATATCTTGATTTGGCAATAATGGATTTCAACCGTTGCCAAGCTCTACATCAGCTTGAGTCTAATGAGCTTCAAATGTAAACACCATAATTTCATATTTCATTTCATGAATTTTATTTTGGAAGGTTAACTTTCATTTAATTTAAAATATTTTGGCACTATATTTAGGTGGTACATAGAGAATTGCCTTGACACTTTTGGAGTGCAACCGCAAGATGTTTTAAGAGCTTATTTTTTAGCTGCGTCTTGCATTTATGAACCTAGTCGTGCTGCTGAACGGCTTGCATGGGCTAGAACATCAATGATTGCCAATGCCATTTCTACACATCTTAATGACATTTTGGCGGACAAGAAAAGATTAGAATGTTTCGTGCACTGTCTCTATGAAGAAAGTGATGTATCATGGTGAGTACTACACCTTACCTTAGTTGAGCATTGTATCCATTTATGAATCATCATGTGGCACAGGTCATGTACCAAGCATCATTGATGTTTAGTTTCTTAATaatatgaaaaatagaaaataatttgAGTAATAGAGCAAATAACTTCCATAATTATAGGAATGTCAATAATGATCATTTTAGCTATTAGGAATTATGTACTTACATAATATTTGGTATACTCATCACATGATATATATAACAATTAATTGTACCATTGATCTATGATATTCCGAATGTGCATTGTTCTTTCAATTCTAAATTTTAATCctcacacttatcatttattgCATGAGTCAATACTATGTGCGTTACTTACATATATTACAAATGAGGTAAAGATGGCATCATATTCTTTGTTGTAAGCCCTGTTATGGTCAATAGTGGTAGCCATTAACCTTCCTTTTTGTCAAGTCATGTGGATTGATTGTGCTATACTTCGGTGGCCAATATGGCATGCCACTTAAATTTTGATGTATTATGAATGCTTCATAAGTTATGACCTCCATGAAAACTTGCATAAGTTTATTGTTGATATATACTCTAGATGCTTTTACGTGGATGATGCAATTTTTAATTCGCATTGCATTTTACAGTGACCTATTTAATTGTAGGTGTTCCATTTTTAACATTTATCTTCCATTTTTACTATGGCACCTATTACGTACTATGTAAAATTGAGAGAAGATTATTTCTCTGACATAAGCAGTAAatttaggcttaaaagaaatCCTAATGATGCTATTCTCGAGAGGGCACTTCAAAGATTTATTAACTTATTGGCACAAGAAGCATTGCCAATTCATGAAGGACAAAGGTTCATACACAGTCTACTGAGTCTTGCAGTAAGTTATCCTCACTTGTGTTATACCGATGTCTTCTCAACAATCATTCTAATATCTTTGTCTACACTTCTAGTGGACCGAATGGATGCTGCAAAAGGCAAATAAGGAAGAAAACAAATATCACAAATCCAGTGGTATAGAACCACAATACATGGTTCACGACAGGCAAACATATTTGCTTTTAGTCCAGGTTATTGAGATTTGTGCTGGACGAATTGGTGAGGCTGCATCAGTGATAAACAACAAGGATAGTGATTGGTTTATTCAACTCACATGCAATACTTGTGACGGTCTTAACCACAAGGTGTTACTTTCCCAGGTATACCCTTTATcacaataaaattatttttactcTTTGTGCATAGCTAGATATATGTATGATACAATGATTGTTCCCTTAGGGGAAAATAATAATTTGAGAATCAAACCATTGCATATATAACTATTTGTTAGCACCTCAATTCTCCACTAAAGACTAGAATTTGTTCCTAGTTCCTTGCAACCTCAAGTTAGGGGTCAGGTCAACTGTTTGTGTATATTTTCTATACCTTTCGATGGCTTAGTGAGTTTAGAATCTAAGTTTATGGCTATGTTTAACTTCAATATTTCGTGAGTTCCGATCTTCAAAATTTCTACACTAGCAAATTACCTCAACCTTATTCAATGCAATATCGTACAAACAAACATTATTTCCTGCAATTTAGATGCTAACTAAATTTCCATATATTGTTCTAGTTTCATCATCGCTATTACTCACATGTATAAGTAATCCTTCCTTAAGTCATATTTCCATCTAAGGACAAGTGAGTAAGTTTATATTTGAAATgctattgaatatatttttatttacTTTTGAATCTCTATATGGTACATGACCAAAGTAATATCAAATCTTTCttttttgtaatatatatttaaGAAAAGTATAGATACTTTCTTTCTCGACAATTATAGCAATCATGAATTCTAATATGTTCCATGACCACTAATTTAGAATAAGTAAAATTGTTGATAATTTGTACATATAAATCATGTTTTCCATAAAATCTATTTAGTTTTTCATGCCAACATGTCGAACTAATCATACCATGCGCAGGATGCCGAGAAGAATGAAGCAACAATAAATTGCATTGACAAGGAAATCGAGTTGAATATGCAAGAACTTGCTCAATCTCTGCTCCTGAGGTCTGATGAGAAAACCACCAATAAGAAGACCAAGCAAACCTTATGGAATGTCCTAAGAAGTTCATACTATGCTAGTCATTGCCCACAACATATCATTGATAGACATGTTTCCAGGGTTATCTTCGAGCCCGTTTAAAAATGTTTAAGTGGTAGATCATTAGGTTTAGGTGTAAATGTGTACATAAAGAAAGTATCATAAGGAGTAATGGTAGTGGAAGCATGCAATTGTAAGTTTATTTGTAGTCGCTTAGGATGGAAATTAGTGTAGTTGTAATATCAAGAATGTTCTATATGAGTAATCATATTGTGGATAGAGGTGTTCATTTGAATAATAGTTTTGTATGGTAAGTGTTATCTAAGTTCATTCCTAGAAccttttgaaatttttttggagAACTTCTCTGATTTCTTAGCATCAAAATACATTTCATAGTTATTAAAGAACTAATAAGAAAGACATGTTAAAATAACAAATTTATGAAATATTGAGAATAAATTCTTGGATTTTCTAATATTTCAAGATATTTGAACCTTTAAACTAGAAAATTTTTGTAGAAATCATTAAAGTTTCTAATTTTTTCTCTACAAAACCATGTCCATAGTTAGAGAGAACCACAAGCCATATGCTTCCTGGTTGTGACAACAGTAATCTCCATCTTTAAATCACATGAAGCCCTTATCACATCGCCTAAATCATAGCCCACTCACTTCAATGCACTACCCTTTGTAGCATCCCATTCCTAAGTGTAAATCACATTTATTAAACATTTGTAATGATAATATCTTCTTATATCCATTTTTGTTTATTGATTTTACTCACACATGTATAAGCTTGTGCCATTTCATtataaaaagaaagaaagtacAAAACACAACATCAAAAGTAAAAGGAGGGAAAAGATTGTAGAAAAAGAACACATTGCGAGAACAAAACCAAGAAAAATAATATAAACAACAACATTACAAATAGAGGTTGTAGAGCAAGGTCATCTAAGCCCTAGCACACTTTCATAGGACATTTAGAATCTTTGTCCATATATTCTACATGAGGGCTCctaaaaggattaagatgcccaagagggggtgaattgggctaattctaaatttctttcaataattaaatcctattgttagcccaattaaccccttgtgcctagaaagtgtttctaatgttctaccgcacaaaaagtcttgcaacctaagttctaatcctactctagcatggcaattctatgaatgtaaagacaagtattgaattgctcaaagtaaatgctcaaagtaaagagagaaggaggaacgcggcgatgttttgccaaggtatcggagagtcgccactccccactagtcctcgttggagcacccgcgcaagggagtagctcccccttgatccgcgcaaggatcaagtgctctctacgggttgattcttcgacactccgtcacggtgaatcacccacaaccgctcacaacttgagttgggtcatccacaagctccgtcgaatgatcaccaagctctcaatcaccaccaagccatctaggtgatggcgatcaccaagagtaacaagctcggactctcacttgaccacaacaagcctaatgagaagggtggatgcacactttactactcttgatctcactaatgagggctctctttgggattctcaaatctcaatcacctcactaggaccttgctcttcttggcactctcaaagttgtttctcagctgttgaaatgagcaaaagtacccccacacacgaatggaggaagtatttataacatgggctgaaaaatgaaccattatgtgcctctatggggtgaccggacgctccagtcatgttgatcagatacgccggtcagttcaccccgaactctagtgtttaaagtgtgactagacgctggccagcgtccggttagcactgactggatgcgtccggtcgtaatTTTCCCTctttagaaccttactggagtcgaccggacgctggcccttagcatccggtcacttcacctctcagcgtccggtcacttccagacgacttcaccttgatcaaatgaactgaccagactctgtgccagcgtccggtcacaacaaagccagcgtccggtcaatatttgaccctccattcacttccaacttttgaacgtacgtgaatgaagtttgctccaatggatctaagggcttttttagaagctacctagtgctaggtttagcaagtgtgcaccacacctaacccactagactcacctaggtcaagctacccatccataccccccttaatagtatggccaaaggaaaaacaaagtcctaaactactctaagtgtctcttcaacaccaaacgacacttagaactagtccatccttaaccttattgtccatcctttgaaaaccgaaatgatttccatcataggggcatgaccaccatgatagcccaatcgatctccattaccatgacctaacttaattgcctctgcaaaacacatgttagtcataataatcatgtattgtcattaatcaccgaaactcaactaggggcctagatgctttcaatctccccctttttggtgattgatgacaataccacctcgagtatgtgaaagagttgaggtttttaacatgcttggttcatataagcttttgataataagaacaaaagagttagacaagcttacatgacccaagccaacatgatgtactcaaaagatatgaaataagcatgagtacaagtaataaagctcatttgtattAGAGTAAAAtgcgaaagcaaagcaaatgagcatagcacaagtgatatgacatattaataattcaaagtagagagcacaaatgtcatatatcacggtcacgtagatatcactatcacataaatatagtttgatgcataaaagtaaacacacgaatgcataatagtgtatcatgCATAAAACTcaaaatgtaatagataatctaatagtacataaaactccaaatgtaatagataatctaatagataaactaagctcccctaaGTCACTCCCCttaagtctagcatactcgatcactctccccctttggcgtcaaacaccaaaatctaagggtcggtcgacggggctgcaacggacgagtcgggcgctaaggtacgaggagcaagctggaactaagtgccatcatcatctgaaccagagctctgagctgtctgaccctctgtagctggaagcaatgctgaagcggtctgggtcggatcgacaactggagctgctatagactatgcaggtatgactggagcagcttgctctgatgatgccactaaggaagggagcgtctctgtagtcccggtaatagatgcaactatagaaggacctaggacatgcaaatatggtggagtaggctgccctgtcaactcactaaaagtcgctccaagactcctggagactaaagTGTCTAGCACTAGTAGTGAGGAAGTCTAAGCCGGTGTGAAACCCGTctagagaggtgtgaactgcggggctaacatgggcgaagcaaaccactgggacacctgttctgtaggtgaagcaaactgtgctggtggctgtccctgactctgaagcccactaggctataaagctagagtcatagaagtggtggcaggctgaccaagctggggtgaaggctgtggcggtggaaccccaatagttgtcactacatgctgcataaatccaagaagctactgctgcatgaggagctgctgctgatgcatggcctactgttgccgctgaaactcatcctgctgagtctaaaactgtgcaaatgtagcgGCAGTCTCttgagcctagcgagcctgatcctgcctcatccactcaagtatggcaagtagagcggggtctttctatggtgtaggtggagctgaactagagctaccagcctcatggtcatgttgacgtggaggcatctgaggaatatccCGGTAGTcttcatctgagctgtcactagggttgctctcgaccatcccctcctactgagtgTCAAGCTGCTCCTCTATGGTTGCTATGCCCTTGATAGTCTTATCCTACTAAGCTATAGTCTTTGGCACATCTGGTCATTGgctcggctggctaggtgtcctcagtGCACTATGTCGAATCAcatgagtcatgttgtatgcagggaactctatagtggcaccactgtactctgccagcatctctggtggcctcacactaactgccctatggatcaagaatATAATTCAGTGAGCATACgacagctgcctgtgacccctaaacccctctgcaatagtatcctccatctctgatagaaggagatcccaaatatcaaacattgtctgctgcatcagagagttcagtaaccacaactgtatgtgagtcaagccctcgtgatacctcatcctcgaaagcagtgtcctccccataatggcatcaagcactctagcagtgggagtgagatcactaggtgtcctgctagacgcctcgccgaatggctctgtgaagcagtggtggactagatctatagggggcaccataccgccatgagagCATCTAGGGGgcgttgtctgtccatagcaaacctcatgtagctagacgggctactcctgaagcctgagtatctctctgaccctagtgctcgtcatcctataatctctgccactgaatgcaaagtgtatgaatctgtgctgcgggtcaatacagagagaagcatagaactgacggacccaagatggaacatataagcctatccatccaagtaaatctatcagccctggtaggtaagataggtaggggcgaatgtgctctccagctgctacaacaatggtctcaatgttacacaccctctgagatctgaatacagccccactgttaagatatgcattatagaaatcttcctgcagaggtgtgtagaaaccctctgaggcacgctcatcccgcctcggtggaaaccactgctcaaaatccacaaatctgagctactaaacttgcttggccgtggcggccctcaaatcgaAGTGGGTCACTgggggcggaccctgtggtctagatggtggacgtgaacccctccgCTGAGTCTCTGACCTCGGAGTGACTGGCACATAGGTACGTCTAGAGCGGCAAAGTTATGGCTGAGGTTCCTGCTCTGTCTCCATGGCTTGCTCTCCCTCCTGACTCTACGCTACTGgttgtggctcctgctgtgaccccccagaggctgactctcatccaagacaactcgccctcccacaaccatgacagtcccagctagaccaccatgacggcgctcaacctactctagtgctgctctcgtagatggagagagctgatctgcgatctagactccactcctagcacctcctgcctctgcatgctctgctgctgctgctgcaactacGACTACTCTAGCTGTATCTACATCTAGGTACTTCCCCTTCTTTGTTGTAagtttcttcgtcgccttgccttttggatttgtaggcaagcgaggcgagtgtcttggatcctcatcaccgggaccacctccaacattcttgacacgaaccatttgatggatctaaaaagaacaactaccgctgacgaagatcaactgccaactatcacttctgaggcttggcctcgatctgtactcatgagcttggccccgagttgactgacaactgcaaatag harbors:
- the LOC136539089 gene encoding ent-copalyl diphosphate synthase AN1, chloroplastic-like isoform X6; translation: MQPLLPAASSSPFFPPRVVLKGPCRIRIHGKAGADAGGAGATGPRGNLRLGGFAGWWRPQQHQQAPSPATTTQQPDNVSSAKVFQTTRVETETETAKWPGKPQDLDDYQVIPEQADETKLQPLIDQVRAMLRSMNDGDISISAYDTAWVALVPKLDGGGSQPQFPATVRWIVDHQLPDGSWGDSALFSAYDRMINTLACVVALTKWSLEPEKCKAGLSFLHENMWRLAEEEQESMPIGFEIAFPSLIQTARNLGIDFPYDHPALQSIYSNREIKLKRIPKDMMHRVPTSILHSLEGMPDLDWARLLNLQSSDGSFLYSPSSTAYALMQTGDKKCFEYIDRIVKKFDGGVPNVYPVDLFEHIWVVDRLERLGISRYFQREIKQCMDYVNRHWTEDGICWARNSTVKDVDDTAMAFRLLRLHGYNVSPSVFKNFEKDGEFFCFVGQSTQAVTGMYNLNRASQIAFQGEDVLHRARIFSYEFLRQREAQGMLRDKWIIAKDLAGEVQYTLDFPWYASLPRVEARTYLDQYGGKDDVWIGKTLYRMPLVNNDTYLDLAIMDFNRCQALHQLESNELQMWYIENCLDTFGVQPQDVLRAYFLAASCIYEPSRAAERLAWARTSMIANAISTHLNDILADKKRLECFVHCLYEESDVSWLKRNPNDAILERALQRFINLLAQEALPIHEGQRFIHSLLSLAWTEWMLQKANKEENKYHKSSGIEPQYMVHDRQTYLLLVQVIEICAGRIGEAASVINNKDSDWFIQLTCNTCDGLNHKVLLSQDAEKNEATINCIDKEIELNMQELAQSLLLRSDEKTTNKKTKQTLWNVLRSSYYASHCPQHIIDRHVSRVIFEPV
- the LOC136539089 gene encoding ent-copalyl diphosphate synthase AN1, chloroplastic-like isoform X7 translates to MQPLLPAASSSPFFPPRVVLKGPCRIRIHGKAGADAGGAGATGPRGNLRLGGFAGWWRPQQHQQAPSPATTTQQPDNVSSAKVFQTTRVETETETAKWPGKPQDLDDYQVIPEADETKLQPLIDQVRAMLRSMNDGDISISAYDTAWVALVPKLDGGGSQPQFPATVRWIVDHQLPDGSWGDSALFSAYDRMINTLACVVALTKWSLEPEKCKAGLSFLHENMWRLAEEEQESMPIGFEIAFPSLIQTARNLGIDFPYDHPALQSIYSNREIKLKRIPKDMMHRVPTSILHSLEGMPDLDWARLLNLQSSDGSFLYSPSSTAYALMQTGDKKCFEYIDRIVKKFDGGVPNVYPVDLFEHIWVVDRLERLGISRYFQREIKQCMDYVNRHWTEDGICWARNSTVKDVDDTAMAFRLLRLHGYNVSPSVFKNFEKDGEFFCFVGQSTQAVTGMYNLNRASQIAFQGEDVLHRARIFSYEFLRQREAQGMLRDKWIIAKDLAGEVQYTLDFPWYASLPRVEARTYLDQYGGKDDVWIGKTLYRMPLVNNDTYLDLAIMDFNRCQALHQLESNELQMWYIENCLDTFGVQPQDVLRAYFLAASCIYEPSRAAERLAWARTSMIANAISTHLNDILADKKRLECFVHCLYEESDVSWLKRNPNDAILERALQRFINLLAQEALPIHEGQRFIHSLLSLAWTEWMLQKANKEENKYHKSSGIEPQYMVHDRQTYLLLVQVIEICAGRIGEAASVINNKDSDWFIQLTCNTCDGLNHKVLLSQDAEKNEATINCIDKEIELNMQELAQSLLLRSDEKTTNKKTKQTLWNVLRSSYYASHCPQHIIDRHVSRVIFEPV
- the LOC136539089 gene encoding ent-copalyl diphosphate synthase AN1, chloroplastic-like isoform X3, producing the protein MQPLLPAASSSPFFPPRVVLKGPCRIRIHGKAGADAGGAGATGPRGNLRLGGFAGWWRPQQHQQAPSPATTTQQPDNVSSAKVFQTTRVETETETAKWPGKPQDLDDYQVIPEVVHTQADETKLQPLIDQVRAMLRSMNDGDISISAYDTAWVALVPKLDGGGSQPQFPATVRWIVDHQLPDGSWGDSALFSAYDRMINTLACVVALTKWSLEPEKCKAGLSFLHENMWRLAEEEQESMPIGFEIAFPSLIQTARNLGIDFPYDHPALQSIYSNREIKLKRIPKDMMHRVPTSILHSLEGMPDLDWARLLNLQSSDGSFLYSPSSTAYALMQTGDKKCFEYIDRIVKKFDGGVPNVYPVDLFEHIWVVDRLERLGISRYFQREIKQCMDYVNRHWTEDGICWARNSTVKDVDDTAMAFRLLRLHGYNVSPSVFKNFEKDGEFFCFVGQSTQAVTGMYNLNRASQIAFQGEDVLHRARIFSYEFLRQREAQGMLRDKWIIAKDLAGEVQYTLDFPWYASLPRVEARTYLDQYGGKDDVWIGKTLYRMPLVNNDTYLDLAIMDFNRCQALHQLESNELQMWYIENCLDTFGVQPQDVLRAYFLAASCIYEPSRAAERLAWARTSMIANAISTHLNDILADKKRLECFVHCLYEESDVSWLKRNPNDAILERALQRFINLLAQEALPIHEGQRFIHSLLSLAWTEWMLQKANKEENKYHKSSGIEPQYMVHDRQTYLLLVQVIEICAGRIGEAASVINNKDSDWFIQLTCNTCDGLNHKVLLSQDAEKNEATINCIDKEIELNMQELAQSLLLRSDEKTTNKKTKQTLWNVLRSSYYASHCPQHIIDRHVSRVIFEPV
- the LOC136539089 gene encoding ent-copalyl diphosphate synthase AN1, chloroplastic-like isoform X2; translated protein: MQPLLPAASSSPFFPPRVVLKGPCRIRIHGKAGADAGGAGATGPRGNLRLGGFAGWWRPQQHQQAPSPATTTQQPDNVSSAKVFQTTRVETETETAKWPGKPQDLDDYQVIPEVVHTADETKLQPLIDQVRAMLRSMNDGDISISAYDTAWVALVPKLDGGGSQPQFPATVRWIVDHQLPDGSWGDSALFSAYDRMINTLACVVALTKWSLEPEKCKAGLSFLHENMWRLAEEEQESMPIGFEIAFPSLIQTARNLGIDFPYDHPALQSIYSNREIKLKRIPKDMMHRVPTSILHSLEGMPDLDWARLLNLQSSDGSFLYSPSSTAYALMQTGDKKCFEYIDRIVKKFDGGVPNVYPVDLFEHIWVVDRLERLGISRYFQREIKQCMDYVNRHWTEDGICWARNSTVKDVDDTAMAFRLLRLHGYNVSPSVFKNFEKDGEFFCFVGQSTQAVTGMYNLNRASQIAFQGEDVLHRARIFSYEFLRQREAQGMLRDKWIIAKDLAGEVQYTLDFPWYASLPRVEARTYLDQYGGKDDVWIGKTLYRMPLVNNDTYLDLAIMDFNRCQALHQLESNELQMWYIENCLDTFGVQPQDVLRAYFLAASCIYEPSRAAERLAWARTSMIANAISTHLNDILADKKRLECFVHCLYEESDVSCKFRLKRNPNDAILERALQRFINLLAQEALPIHEGQRFIHSLLSLAWTEWMLQKANKEENKYHKSSGIEPQYMVHDRQTYLLLVQVIEICAGRIGEAASVINNKDSDWFIQLTCNTCDGLNHKVLLSQDAEKNEATINCIDKEIELNMQELAQSLLLRSDEKTTNKKTKQTLWNVLRSSYYASHCPQHIIDRHVSRVIFEPV
- the LOC136539089 gene encoding ent-copalyl diphosphate synthase AN1, chloroplastic-like isoform X4; amino-acid sequence: MQPLLPAASSSPFFPPRVVLKGPCRIRIHGKAGADAGGAGATGPRGNLRLGGFAGWWRPQQHQQAPSPATTTQQPDNVSSAKVFQTTRVETETETAKWPGKPQDLDDYQVIPEQADETKLQPLIDQVRAMLRSMNDGDISISAYDTAWVALVPKLDGGGSQPQFPATVRWIVDHQLPDGSWGDSALFSAYDRMINTLACVVALTKWSLEPEKCKAGLSFLHENMWRLAEEEQESMPIGFEIAFPSLIQTARNLGIDFPYDHPALQSIYSNREIKLKRIPKDMMHRVPTSILHSLEGMPDLDWARLLNLQSSDGSFLYSPSSTAYALMQTGDKKCFEYIDRIVKKFDGGVPNVYPVDLFEHIWVVDRLERLGISRYFQREIKQCMDYVNRHWTEDGICWARNSTVKDVDDTAMAFRLLRLHGYNVSPSVFKNFEKDGEFFCFVGQSTQAVTGMYNLNRASQIAFQGEDVLHRARIFSYEFLRQREAQGMLRDKWIIAKDLAGEVQYTLDFPWYASLPRVEARTYLDQYGGKDDVWIGKTLYRMPLVNNDTYLDLAIMDFNRCQALHQLESNELQMWYIENCLDTFGVQPQDVLRAYFLAASCIYEPSRAAERLAWARTSMIANAISTHLNDILADKKRLECFVHCLYEESDVSCKFRLKRNPNDAILERALQRFINLLAQEALPIHEGQRFIHSLLSLAWTEWMLQKANKEENKYHKSSGIEPQYMVHDRQTYLLLVQVIEICAGRIGEAASVINNKDSDWFIQLTCNTCDGLNHKVLLSQDAEKNEATINCIDKEIELNMQELAQSLLLRSDEKTTNKKTKQTLWNVLRSSYYASHCPQHIIDRHVSRVIFEPV